In the Molothrus ater isolate BHLD 08-10-18 breed brown headed cowbird chromosome 26, BPBGC_Mater_1.1, whole genome shotgun sequence genome, one interval contains:
- the CNN2 gene encoding LOW QUALITY PROTEIN: calponin-2 (The sequence of the model RefSeq protein was modified relative to this genomic sequence to represent the inferred CDS: inserted 1 base in 1 codon), which yields MSSSQFNKGPSYGLSAEVRNRLAQKYDPQKEAELRTWIESVTGKQIGPDFQKGLKDGVILCELMNKLQPNSVRKINHSAQNWHQLENLSNFIKAMASYGMNPVDLFEANDLFESXNLTQVQVSLLALAGMAKTKGLQSGVDIGVKYSEKQQRNFDEAKMKAGHCVIGLQMGTNKCASQSGMTAYGTRRHLYDPKNQILPPMDHSTISLQMGTNKCASQVGMTAPGTRRHIYDSKMGTEKCDNSSMSLQMGSNQGANQSGQVFGLGRQIYDPKYCPQGSQGEVANAAGEQSGDPPGYHHYREEEEESY from the exons ATGAGCAGCTCCCAGTTCAACAAGGGCCCGTCCTACGGCCTCTCCGCCGAAGTCAGGAACCGG cTTGCCCAGAAGTATGATCCACAGAAGGAGGCTGAGCTGCGGACGTGGATCGAGAGCGTGACAGGAAAACAGATTGGACCTGACTTCCAGAAGGGGCTGAAGGATGGGGTGATCCTCTGCGA gCTCATGAACAAGCTGCAGCCCAACTCAGTGAGGAAGATCAACCACTCGGCTCAGAACTGGCACCAG CTTGAGAACCTCTCCAACTTCATCAAGGCCATGGCCAGCTACGGTATGAACCCCGTGGACCTCTTTGAAGCCAATGACCTTTTTGAGA GGAACCTGACGCAGGTGCAGGTGTCACTGCTGGCACTGGCGGGAATG GCCAAGACGAAGGGGCTGCAGAGCGGGGTGGACATCGGCGTGAAGTACTcggagaagcagcagaggaatttCGACGAGGCCAAGATGAAGGCTGGGCACTGTGTGATcgggctgcag ATGGGCACAAACAAGTGTGCCAGCCAGTCTGGCATGACTGCCTATGGCACCCGGAGGCACCTCTACGACCCCAAAAATCAGATCCTGCCACCCATGGACCACTCCACCATCAGCCTCCAGATGGGCACTAACAAGTGTGCCAGTCAG GTGGGCATGACAGCTCCGGGCACCAGGAGACACATCTACGACTCCAAGATGGGGACAGAGAAGTGTGACAACTCCTCCATGTCGCTGCAGATGGGCTCCAACCAGGGCGCCAACCAGAGCGGGCAGGTCTTTGGCCTCGGCCGCCAGATCTACGACCCCAAGTactgcccccagggcagccagggcgAGGTGGCCAACGCCGCCGGGGAGCAGAGCGGGGACCCGCCCGGGTACCACCACTACcgcgaggaggaggaggagagctaCTGA
- the ARHGAP45 gene encoding rho GTPase-activating protein 45 yields the protein MFSRKKRELIKTPSISKKSRAGSPVPQTLPELSRKDCLDAPGCSVAELPAGGAKLSSSPGTVGTLKRPTSLSRHASAAGFPLPKGHKTPLCYSPMEGGDGPFIDPEDISQLLADVARFADALEKLRDVVLRDDPKEPQRPLAHECLGETLRILRQVINKYPLLNTLETLTAAGTLISKVKGFHYESNNEADKREFEKAVETIAVSFSSTVSEFLMGEVDSSTILSIPPSDQNQTMESLYGGIPGPRGDGVPSGMDSSATARPPAEEVDVMLQRCEGGVDAALQYAKTISKYMKDLIGYMEKRTTLEVDFARGLQKMANSCKQTISQETSMPFLSIYLLALEQDMEHGASIVQAATTLQQQTFLQPLLVRRAEHEKRRKEIKEQWYRAQRKLQEAEGNLRKAKQTYMQRSEEHDKAKYMAVKAEEEQQNTTSSTTTKTLDKKRRQEEEAKNKAEEAMATYRTCVADANTQKQELEDTKVNSLRQIHEVIKQTDQVIKSATISFYQLMHMQTAALPVNFQTLCESSKLYDPGQQYASHVRQLQRGDEPDVQYDFEPYVSHNAWSPFTQPQKGSFNASEFSTSAEGAGAGSEGAAGAKESPSGAGAAERRGGRGHQVHKSWPTSVAEADSSLESNAGEFSHKLQRLSSNGTASSSEELDEKDGSSTPPFEQSINGITPELAAPTGPFRNVGLSKAAQTHRLRKLRAPSKCRECNSYVYFQGAECEECYLACHKKCLESLAIQCGHKKLQGKLQLFGQDFTKASQGSSDGIPFIVKKCISEIEKRALKTKGIYRVNGVKTRVEKLCQAFENGKELVELSQASPHDISNVLKLYLRQLPEPLMPFRLYNELMGLAKESLQGSEAKGRAGKGGPELVDRGADTDPVVLSLVLKLRELLKELPRENMATLQFLLQHLRRIMEVEQDNKMTSGNLGIVFGPTLMRPRPTDATISLSSLVDYPHQARIIEALIIFYPTIFEHKDMAPSRRGSGATEEVPSGAEQAPAGSQPVAPLGTSPYLELPSDKGNLAFSADSLAESGDRSVDSDSELEEGGEPRTHLTKQGSETSTEEVNFYDEGSEGLRSRSCSVGQSDAEGSAPRCCSPGEEQSDPEEQAESRSPRDGTNLPGTSRGSHELQPRLI from the exons ATGTTCTCCAGGAAAAAGCGGGAGCTGATAAAAACCCCCTCCATCTCCAAGAAGAGCCGGGCGGGAAGCCCCGTCCCACAGACCCTGCCG gagctCTCCCGCAAGGATTGCCTGGATGCCCCGGGCTGCAGCGTGGCAGAGCTGCCCGCGGGCGGTGccaagctcagcagcagccctggcaccgtGGGCACCCTGAAGCGCCCCACCAGCCTGAGCCGCCATGCCAGCGCCGCCGGCTTCCCCCTGCCCAAGGGCCACAAGACCCCGCTGTGCTACAGCCCCATGGAGGGCGGGGATGGTCCCTTCATCGACCCCGAGGacatctcccagctgctggcagacGTGGCTCGCTTCGCCGATGCCCTGGAGAAGCTGCGGGACGTGGTGCTGCGCGATG ACCCCAAGGAGCCCCAGCGGCCGCTGGCCCACGAGTGCCTGGGTGAAACCCTCCGCATCCTGCGCCAGGTCATCAACAAATACCCCCTGCTCAACACCCTGGAGACCCTGACGGCCGCTGGGACCCTCATCTCCAAAGTCAAGG GTTTCCACTATGAATCCAACAATGAGGCAGACAAGAGGGAGTTCGAGAAGGCTGTGGAGACCATCGCCGTGTCCTTCAGCAGCAC GGTGTCTGAGTTCCTCATGGGGGAGGTGGACAGCAGCACCATCCTCTCCATTCCACCCAGCGACCAGAACCAG ACTATGGAGAGCCTCTATGGGGGGATTCCTGGGCCTAGAGGAGATGGAGTGCCCTCAGGCAtggacagcagtgccacag CCCGTCCTCCTGCTGAAGAGGTGGATGTGATGCTGCAGCGCTGCGAGGGGGGCGTGGATGCTGCCCTCCAGTACGCCAAAACCATCTCCAAGTACATGAAGGACCTGATAGGATACATGGAGAAAAGGACCACACTGG AGGTAGATTTCGCCAGAGGGCTCCAGAAGATGGCAAACAGCTGCAAGCAAACCATCAGTCAGGAG acCAGCATGCCTTTCCTGTCCATCTAtctgctggccctggagcagGACATGGAGCACGGGGCCTCAATTGTGCAGGCAGCCACCACCCTGCAGCAACAAACCTTCCTCCAG CCACTGCTGGTGAGACGCGCGGAACATGAGAAACGCAGGAAGGAGATCAAGGAGCAGTGGTACCGGGCTCAGAGGAAACTG CAAGAGGCTGAGGGGAACCTGCGCAAGGCCAAGCAGACGTACATGCAGCGCAGCGAGGAGCACGACAAGGCCAAGTACATGGCAGtgaaagcagaggaggagcagcaaaaCACgaccagcagcaccaccaccaaAACCCTGGACAAGAAGAGGCGGCAGGAAGAGGAAGCCAAGAACAAG GCAGAAGAGGCCATGGCCACGTACCGCACCTGCGTGGCCGATGCAAACACgcagaagcaggagctggaggacaCCAAGGTGAACTCGCTGCGGCAGATCCATGAAGTGATCAAACAGACTGACCAGGTCATCAAATCG GCCACCATCTCCTTCTACCAGCTGATGCACATGCAGACGGCGGCGCTGCCCGTGAATTTCCAGACGCTGTGTGAGAGCAGCAAGCTCTACGACCCGGGCCAGCAGTACGCGTCCCACGTGCGGCAGCTGCAGCGCGGCGACGAGCCCGACGTGCAGTACGACTTCGAGCCCTACGTGTCCCACAACGCCTG gTCTCCCTTTACTCAGCCACAGAAGGGCAGCTTCAATGCCAGTGAGTTCTCCACGAGTGCagagggggctggggctggctcagagggagcagcaggagccaaggaGTCGCCaagtggggctggagcagccgAGCGAAGAG GTGGGAGGGGACACCAGGTGCATAAATCCTGGCCAACCTCTGTCGCTGAGGCTGACAGCAGCCTGGAATCCAATGCAG GTGAATTCAGCCACAAGCTCCAGCGGCTCTCATCCAACGGCACCGCGTCCTCCAGCGAGGAGCTGGACGAGAAGGACGGGAGCAGCACTCCTCCCTTTGAGCAGA GCATCAATGGGAtcaccccagagctggcagctcccacgGGGCCCTTCAGGAACGTTGGCTTGTCCAAGGCTGCCCAGACCCATCGGCTCAGGAAGCTCCGTGCCCCTTCCAAGTGTCGGGAGTGCAACAGCTACGTGTACTTCCAGGGAGCCGAGTGTGAGGAG TGCTACCTGGCCTGCCACAAGAAGTGCCTGGAGTCCTTGGCCATCCAGTGTGGGCACAAGAAGCTCCAagggaagctgcagctcttcGGGCAGGACTTCACGAAGGCGTCTCAGGGCAGCTCAGATGGGATCCCCTTCATTGTcaagaaatgcatttcagagATTGAGAAGAGGGCCCTGAAAACAAAG GGCATTTACCGGGTTAATGGTGTCAAGACACGTGTGGAGAAGCTTTGCCAGGCCTTTGAGAACGGGAAGGAGTTGGTGGAGCTGTCCCAGGCCTCCCCTCATGACATCAGCAACGTCCTGAAGCTCTACCTGAGACAG CTGCCGGAGCCCCTGATGCCCTTCAGGCTGTACAACGAGCTGATGGGGCTGGCCAAGGAGAGCCTGCAGGGCAGTGAGGCCAAGGGCCGTGCTGGGAAGGGCGGCCCTGAGCTGGTGGACAGAGGAGCTGACACCGACCCGgtggtgctgagcctggtgctgaagctgagggagctgctgaaggagctgccCCGTGAGAACATGGCCACGCTCCagttcctcctgcagcacctgaggAG GATCATGGAAGTGGAACAGGACAACAAGATGACCTCAGGCAACCTGGGCATCGTCTTTGGGCCGACGCTGATGCGCCCCAGGCCCACGGATGCCACCATTTCCCTGTCCTCGCTGGTGGATTATCCCCACCAAGCTCGGATCATTGAGGCACTCATCATCTTCTACCCCACCATCTTTGAGCACAAGGACATGGCACCCAGCAGACGTGGCTCAGGTGCCACAGAGGAGGTGCccagtggtgctgagcag GCccctgcaggctcccagccTGTGGCTCCTCTTGGCACCAGCCCCTACCTGGAGCTGCCTTCGGACAAAGGCAATTTGGCTTTCAGCGCTGACTCACTTGCAG AGTCTGGTGACCGCTCCGTGGACTCGgactcagagctggaggaaggcGGGGAGCCACGGACACACCTGACCAAGCAGGGCAGCGAGACCAGCACAGAAGAGGTTAATTTCTATGACGAGGGGAGCGAGGGGCTgcggagcaggagctgcagcgtGGGCCAGTCCGATGCAGAGGGCTCCGCTCcccgctgctgcagccctggggaggagcaaAGCGACCCGGAGGAACAGGCTGAGAGCCgcagccccagggatggcaccaACCTGCCCGGCACCTCTCGGGGCAGCCACGAGCTGCAGCCCCGGCTCATCTAA
- the POLR2E gene encoding DNA-directed RNA polymerases I, II, and III subunit RPABC1, giving the protein MDDEEETYRLWKIRKTIMQLCHDRGYLVTQDELDQTLEEFKAQFGDKPSEGRPRRTDLTVLVAHNDDPTDQMFVFFPEEPKVGIKTIKMYCQRMQEENITRALIVVQQGMTPSAKQSLVDMAPKYILEQFLQQELLINITEHELVPEHVVMTKEEVTELLARYKLRENQLPRIQAGDPVARYFGIKRGQVVKIIRPSETAGRYITYRLVQ; this is encoded by the exons ATGGACGACGAGGAGGAGACGTACCGGCTGTGGAAGATCCGCAAGACCATCATGCAG ctgtgccacgACCGCGGGTACCTGGTGACCCAGGACGAGCTGGATCAGACGCTGGAGGAGTTCAAAGCACAGTTCGGGGACAAACCCAGCGAGGGCCGCCCCCGTCGCACCGACCTGACCGTGCTGGTGGCTCACAACGATGATCCCACGGACCAGATGTTCGTGTTCTTCCCCG AGGAGCCCAAGGTGGGCATCAAGACGATCAAGATGTACTGCCAGCGCATGCAGGAGGAGAACATCACCCGGGCACTGATCGTGGTGCAGCAGGGAATGACCCCCTCGGCCAAGCAG TCCCTGGTTGACATGGCTCCCAAGTACATCCTGGagcagttcctgcagcaggagcttctCATCAACATCACAGAGCACgag CTGGTGCCAGAGCACGTGGTTATGACAAaggaggaggtgacagagctgctggcccGATA CAAGCTGAGGGAGAACCAGCTCCCCAGGATCCAGGCTGGGGACCCCGTGGCCCGGTACTTCGGGATAAAGCGTGGCCAG GTAGTGAAGATCATCAGGCCCAGCGAGACAGCGGGCAGGTACATCACCTACAGACTGGTGCAGTGA
- the GPX4 gene encoding LOW QUALITY PROTEIN: phospholipid hydroperoxide glutathione peroxidase (The sequence of the model RefSeq protein was modified relative to this genomic sequence to represent the inferred CDS: deleted 1 base in 1 codon), with protein MGWGGAVRGALWCARAAARDSAPGPGLIAARSMCAHADDWRSAKAIYDFVAVDIDGNDVSLEKYRGDVCIITNVASKUGKTAVNYTQLVDLHARYAERGLRILGFPCNQFGKQEPGTNAQIKAFAEGYGVKFDMFSKIDVNGDDAHPLWKWLKEQPKGRGTLGNAIKWNFTKFLINREGQVVKRYSPMEDPIVIEKDLPAYL; from the exons ATGGGCTGGGGCGGCGCGGTGCGGGGCGCGCTGTGGTgcgcgcgggcggcggcgcgggaCAGCGCTCCT GGACCGGGGCTGATCGCGGCGCGGAGTATG TGTGCCCACGCGGACGACTGGCGCTCGGCCAAGGCCATCTACGACTTCGTCGCCGTCGACATCGATGGCAACGACGTGTCCCTGGAAAAGTACCG GGGCGACGTCTGTATCATCACCAACGTGGCCTCCAAGTGAGGGAAAACGGCGGTAAACTACACTCAGCTTGTCGATTTGCACGCCCGATACGCTGAGAGGGGTTTACGCATCCTGGGATTTCCCTGCAACCAGTTTGGGAAGCAG GAGCCCGGGACCAACGCTCAGATCAAGGCATTTGCTGAGGGCTACGGGGTGAAGTTTGACATGTTCAGCAAGATCGATGTCAACGGGGACGATGCTCACCCGCTCTGGAAGTGGCTGAAGGAGCAGCCCAAAGGGAGAGGCACTCTGGGCAA TGCAATAAAATGGAACTTCACCAAG TTCCTCATTAACCGGGAAGGTCAAGTGGTGAAGAGGTACAGCCCGATGGAAGATCCCATT GTGATCGAGAAGGACCTGCCTGCCTACCTgtag